Proteins from a single region of Argopecten irradians isolate NY chromosome 7, Ai_NY, whole genome shotgun sequence:
- the LOC138326747 gene encoding elastase-1-like has translation MFIPRYNVDFYVMAIMHLIAVMICCQGESTESPSPLMIIGGKDSRSTSWPWQAGVVVSREGFVCGGTLIEYDTVLTAAHCVSGLTSDRLTVVLGDYNRDVPEGTEQYVEVMAMSLHPMYSGDFLAGYDIALLHLKSNATKTPRVRPIPALAKRNQRISYRDCYITGWGVVTQGEEGKDDREEVKEEEDTEEDNTSPCNELKKVPNEVGDYGQLATRLQEASINIITNNKCNSKRFWDGMVKTTNLCAFYKHTAACEGDSGGPLMCKRKGSFVLMGTTSWGAVSCQEYPTVFTKVAIFRSWILDQIREKRQQGQDHLSVADNELCEGLSEGEKS, from the exons ATGTTTATTCCTCGTTATAACGtggatttttatgttatggcaATAATGCATCTTATTGCTGTGATGATATGCTGTCAAG GAGAGAGTACAGAGAGCCCAAGTCCTCTGATGATTATTGGCGGTAAGGATTCCCGCAGTACCTCCTGGCCGTGGCAGGCTGGGGTGGTGGTGTCGAGGGAAGGGTTCGTGTGTGGAGGCACCCTGATAGAGTACGATACCGTCCTCACAGCGGCACACTGTGTCAGCGGACTCAC GTCAGACAGATTAACAGTTGTACTGGGGGATTACAACCGAGACGTTCCGGAGGGCACTGAACAGTACGTAGAGGTGATGGCTATGTCGTTG CACCCGATGTATAGTGGTGATTTCCTGGCTGGTTACGACATTGCTCTGCTCCATCTGAAATCTAACGCCACTAAGACCCCCAGGGTAAGGCCGATCCCCGCCCTCGCTAAACGTAACCAGAGGATATCGTACAGGGACTGTTATATCACGGGATGGGGCGTGGTGACCCAGGGGGAGGAGGGTAAGGATGACAGGGAGGAGGTAAAGGAGGAGGAGGACACGGAAGAGGATA ATACATCTCCGTGCAATGAACTGAAAAAAGTACCAAATGAAg TGGGAGACTACGGTCAGTTGGCCACACGCCTCCAGGAAGCTAGCATCAACATCATTACCAACAATAAGTGTAATTCTAAAAGGTTCTGGGACGGAATGGTCAAAACAACCAATCTCTGTGCCTTCTACAAACATACAGCCGCCTGCGAG GGCGATTCTGGTGGTCCATTGATGTGCAAGAGGAAAGGATCTTTTGTTCTAATGGGCACGACATCGTGGGGGGCAGTGTCCTGCCAGGAATACCCGACAGTCTTCACTAAAGTAGCAATCTTCCGGTCCTGGATCCTGGATCAGATACGAGAAAAAAGACAACAAGGTCAAGATCATTTGTCTGTTGCCGACAATGAGCTTTGTGAAGGCCTGTCTGAAGGCGAAAAGTCATAG